A section of the Gammaproteobacteria bacterium genome encodes:
- the sohB gene encoding protease SohB → MLAHYALFLAQALTIVIAILILFGGIIAISSKGKSRSKDRLEVKKINDKYEAMEQLLCETTCSKQELKRHHKETKKLQKEQKKSGMRKRIFVLNFQGDIRAQAVKNLREEITGILTTATPKDEVVLRLESPGGMVHAYGLAASQLQRLRKQQIPLTVIVDKIAASGGYMMAAVGNHILSAPFAVVGSIGVIAQIPNFHKLLKKKDIEFEQIMAGQYKRTLTLFGENTRQGREKFQEEVDETHALFKAFILENRPNLDMDKVATGEHWYGSRALELKLIDAIMTSDDYLLTASRNADIYEVCYQVKKTWMSKFSTAAQQGMEQLKANLKHVTPT, encoded by the coding sequence ATGCTAGCTCACTATGCTTTATTTTTGGCCCAGGCTCTGACGATTGTCATTGCCATCCTTATCCTCTTCGGCGGCATCATCGCCATCTCCAGCAAAGGTAAAAGCCGCTCCAAAGACCGGCTAGAAGTCAAAAAAATCAATGATAAGTACGAAGCCATGGAGCAGTTATTATGCGAAACAACCTGCAGCAAGCAGGAGCTAAAACGCCACCACAAAGAAACCAAAAAACTCCAAAAAGAACAAAAAAAATCGGGAATGCGCAAACGCATCTTTGTGTTGAATTTTCAAGGCGACATCCGCGCACAAGCCGTCAAAAACCTGCGTGAAGAAATCACCGGCATACTCACCACCGCCACTCCCAAAGACGAGGTCGTTTTACGCTTAGAAAGCCCCGGCGGCATGGTACATGCTTATGGTTTAGCTGCCTCACAATTACAACGCTTACGCAAGCAACAAATTCCCTTAACCGTCATCGTCGATAAAATCGCCGCTAGCGGCGGCTATATGATGGCTGCCGTTGGCAATCACATTTTATCTGCTCCTTTCGCCGTAGTCGGCTCTATCGGTGTCATCGCGCAGATTCCCAACTTCCACAAATTGCTCAAGAAAAAAGACATAGAATTTGAACAAATTATGGCAGGACAATATAAACGTACACTGACCTTATTTGGCGAAAATACCCGGCAAGGAAGAGAAAAATTTCAGGAAGAAGTGGATGAAACCCACGCCTTATTTAAAGCTTTTATCTTAGAAAATCGTCCCAATCTCGACATGGATAAAGTCGCAACCGGAGAACATTGGTACGGAAGTCGCGCATTGGAACTCAAATTAATCGATGCTATTATGACCAGCGATGATTATCTGCTTACTGCCAGTCGTAATGCCGATATTTATGAAGTGTGTTATCAGGTTAAAAAGACCTGGATGAGTAAATTTAGTACCGCGGCTCAACAAGGAATGGAACAGCTTAAAGCGAATCTAAAACATGTCACACCCACATAA
- the ubiG gene encoding bifunctional 2-polyprenyl-6-hydroxyphenol methylase/3-demethylubiquinol 3-O-methyltransferase UbiG, which translates to MSPATNADPQELQTFDQVSYDWWNPEGLFKTLHHINPVRLQFITDTTNLNHKTVLDVGCGGGILTESLAAQGAQVTGIDMSEKALIAAREHALKKNIEINYQQSTVEDFANSHAQAFDVITCMELLEHVPDPASVVKACAQLLKPGGEIFFSTINRTFKAYAFAILGAEYLLKLLPKGLHTYDKFIRPSELAVWLRQSDLALLRVAGLSYNPITHACRLKQDTDVNYLVHCKAGIVE; encoded by the coding sequence ATGTCTCCTGCCACTAATGCCGACCCTCAGGAATTACAAACTTTTGACCAGGTTTCTTATGATTGGTGGAACCCTGAAGGTCTATTTAAAACCCTGCACCATATTAATCCAGTGCGGTTACAGTTCATCACTGATACGACAAATTTAAACCATAAAACGGTATTGGATGTGGGCTGTGGCGGTGGGATTTTGACGGAAAGTCTTGCAGCGCAAGGGGCACAGGTGACGGGTATTGATATGTCTGAAAAGGCGCTTATTGCTGCTCGCGAACATGCGCTTAAAAAAAATATTGAGATTAATTATCAGCAATCGACTGTAGAAGATTTTGCCAATTCTCATGCGCAAGCATTTGATGTGATTACTTGTATGGAGCTATTGGAACACGTGCCTGATCCAGCTTCAGTAGTTAAAGCTTGCGCGCAGCTACTTAAGCCTGGCGGAGAGATTTTTTTCTCTACCATTAACCGCACTTTTAAGGCCTATGCTTTTGCTATTCTCGGCGCGGAATATTTGTTAAAACTGCTGCCTAAAGGCTTACATACTTATGATAAGTTTATCCGTCCTTCTGAATTGGCTGTTTGGCTGCGGCAGTCGGACTTAGCGCTTTTACGGGTTGCGGGGCTTTCTTATAATCCCATCACGCATGCTTGCCGTCTTAAACAGGATACGGATGTGAATTATCTTGTGCATTGTAAGGCTGGGATTGTTGAGTAA
- a CDS encoding NACHT domain-containing protein, whose protein sequence is MSHQKEQELVSLTSSADLQEEQALEDTADQKSSEPEKIAPVDPSPLQMSPPLLKKQEKKRRETTYQQLLEPLAFTSYSSPVTANFSFLEALQECWEAFENLNFLNTGTQFTLQENIILEQAVAKVVGAMAKLLHEHKFFPDYTAEAVYSANSLLAIIEDMLKLKKPELELCSVQIRLKELVELMQSQISVSSMLTSLIEDAKSLTQAIRAYMEKPADGKSLKTTEGSKQIIQAYGELLIKCRINGFLLNDIFFSIDLSNNKQRDIIEDALLDEIIHLVDNNPKYKDQINEAGVAIGEVQTEFCKLIKTIPSVASINHWSQDLKSTSSSTEPKYPLLQAMLKYHYLQQDTVPLPCSGSRFPIEDCQFRFSFKDKNKTPVIEKSPSLEEKKFGEKKVERVEEQSEVKDQKLSHASSEKEPMLKLSRRTLLEGRAAGSGNTTLCQFFARQWAQEIDEQSAHAWQAQQFHYLFIVSLPDLLADGNSCGNMPSRVAAYIYKQFNHDLQSQTSLREIAAVLSHEQNSRTLLFLDGFDKVARFLADHKSAHYKILHELMGFRNVFVTTRNYVIPPAQYPFDSCKVSSKLNETEVNAYIQGYCKFALEDKEKKRHDLAPDAQTVSQQAFALRGELARNDCFMELTQTPLFLATICEDYLPASVVSSSVGGKATDKDYKVAKTATCDLPKLNLGEIHHHIVTQILERHMQAYRPAATSAPEQSPHEFYAARLMLLGEMAWRMYESQKSIVAGSILREHIGGMKDFPHIYQPMHQRIEQEFAESLALGFLQYHPDDETKPLLERNYFFITSGFEKYFAALYLLPLLTHQHKEQVKSMSNWLGKNKYHPQHAVFLEFCAGLAAQPGYDFALSSFWEALQLPPRDVVGKRHAHLIAKCLIASWFDPRIPGREQLLASIRQWIDSMLLKDNLENTAWLEDLLHDKPGLVRACGWQLSTNWIKAAKHEDKNIQLRTLIALGRFGVNLVSYPLGLELFFSAVRMHGSDELNIGSVVKKAMASLTVNFAAYPDSFKQIHVARYYTTTDALTAVCFALRASVVAGYRPAIEIVFKILKFEASSGRYLSHPVMMAALSVLSELREKRATIPDLTDVMSEVAMSRKFSAQIRIAAFSTFCPLTASPTALAGVLQFTNPMGDLNTIETAIQALVPSIAASQEVQEAIFQLAINSRPAVRGAALCALGQLPDNLIYQEKYLAGILAMSAPLARIVEVSPRLAKNLGSYPQALSLICKAAEQGNRLAIYILKHANPCDEVVKAFCQVAKKEDSVARKMVLSKLGEWLPLFRLYKKDLYKECLGCLLLAAKDKDPEVRENAIAAFSGSKQISYRPIFEAVCKAATDEKNIVRVAAVNILTELHLQVLEQPTYNILFNALEHKKALIQKATVIALRKIGEEVLTHPRAEKFLDNLKARAENHKDCAHKEALATLSAMKQHLARRPDILALVLSDQEARDLLDTHTLIQIYLELERTKEKTKSFWSFSSSPNPCLPVLVARVQQEDLAIVLDYNSLTLVAGGQQSRFYLGNDIESAHALSTAIRQTREKCEQPAVTFKFCTKMDNIYPATASAKAQAPLLNAHGFKVDKKQVRSTSVSTSTSTSISTTTPSHTSMTPIVPRKK, encoded by the coding sequence ATGTCACATCAAAAAGAGCAAGAGCTTGTCTCATTAACCTCTTCTGCCGATCTGCAAGAAGAGCAAGCCCTTGAAGATACAGCCGATCAGAAATCATCTGAACCTGAAAAAATAGCACCGGTAGACCCATCTCCTCTTCAAATGTCGCCACCGCTTTTAAAAAAACAAGAAAAAAAACGTCGAGAGACGACCTATCAGCAACTACTGGAGCCGTTAGCTTTTACCTCCTATTCGTCTCCCGTTACTGCAAATTTCAGTTTCTTGGAGGCTCTTCAAGAATGTTGGGAAGCTTTTGAAAATTTAAATTTTCTGAATACTGGAACACAATTTACCTTGCAAGAAAATATTATTCTGGAGCAAGCTGTGGCTAAAGTTGTGGGTGCAATGGCAAAGTTACTCCATGAACATAAATTTTTCCCAGACTATACAGCAGAGGCTGTTTATTCTGCTAATAGTCTTTTGGCCATCATCGAAGATATGCTAAAGCTTAAAAAGCCAGAGCTCGAATTGTGTAGTGTGCAGATACGGCTTAAGGAATTAGTGGAATTGATGCAAAGTCAAATTTCCGTGTCATCCATGTTAACTAGTTTAATAGAAGATGCTAAAAGTTTGACCCAAGCGATAAGAGCTTATATGGAAAAGCCAGCTGATGGTAAAAGTCTTAAGACAACAGAGGGATCTAAACAAATCATACAGGCATATGGTGAATTATTAATAAAGTGTCGCATAAACGGTTTTTTACTAAATGATATATTTTTTTCTATAGATCTTTCCAATAATAAACAAAGAGACATAATTGAAGATGCTCTTTTAGATGAAATAATACATCTAGTCGATAACAACCCTAAATATAAAGATCAAATTAACGAGGCTGGGGTGGCAATAGGAGAAGTGCAAACGGAGTTTTGTAAATTGATAAAAACCATTCCAAGTGTTGCCAGTATTAATCACTGGTCTCAGGATTTAAAGAGCACTTCATCTTCCACAGAACCCAAATACCCTTTGTTACAAGCGATGCTAAAATATCATTACTTGCAGCAGGATACAGTGCCACTACCTTGTTCCGGCAGTAGGTTTCCTATTGAAGATTGTCAATTTCGTTTTTCATTCAAGGATAAAAATAAAACACCAGTAATAGAAAAATCTCCAAGTTTAGAAGAAAAAAAGTTCGGAGAAAAAAAAGTAGAAAGAGTCGAAGAGCAGTCAGAAGTCAAAGACCAAAAATTATCTCACGCGTCCTCTGAAAAAGAACCGATGCTTAAATTGTCACGACGCACTTTGCTAGAAGGTAGGGCCGCCGGTTCAGGGAATACGACCCTTTGTCAATTTTTTGCCAGGCAATGGGCGCAGGAAATAGATGAACAATCCGCACATGCATGGCAAGCACAGCAGTTTCATTATCTTTTTATTGTTTCATTACCCGACTTGTTGGCAGACGGCAACAGCTGCGGCAACATGCCAAGTCGAGTTGCAGCCTATATTTATAAACAGTTTAACCATGACTTGCAAAGTCAAACCAGTCTACGAGAAATTGCAGCGGTTCTAAGTCATGAACAAAATTCTCGCACATTATTATTCCTCGATGGCTTTGACAAAGTTGCAAGGTTTCTTGCAGATCATAAATCAGCGCACTATAAAATTCTCCATGAACTTATGGGATTTAGAAATGTATTTGTGACTACACGCAATTATGTGATTCCGCCAGCGCAATATCCTTTTGACTCTTGCAAAGTAAGTTCGAAATTGAACGAAACTGAGGTTAATGCTTATATTCAAGGCTATTGCAAATTTGCTCTGGAAGACAAAGAAAAAAAACGCCATGATCTGGCGCCTGATGCACAGACGGTAAGTCAGCAGGCATTTGCTTTGCGGGGAGAATTGGCACGCAATGACTGCTTCATGGAATTGACACAGACACCACTTTTTTTGGCGACAATCTGTGAAGATTACTTGCCGGCGTCGGTCGTTTCCAGCAGTGTTGGGGGTAAGGCTACAGACAAAGACTATAAAGTCGCAAAAACGGCCACTTGTGATTTGCCGAAATTGAATTTAGGTGAAATACATCATCATATCGTAACGCAAATATTAGAACGTCATATGCAGGCGTATCGGCCTGCTGCCACTTCTGCTCCCGAGCAAAGCCCTCATGAGTTTTATGCAGCGCGGCTGATGTTGCTTGGTGAGATGGCTTGGCGTATGTATGAATCACAAAAGTCTATAGTTGCAGGCTCTATACTTCGAGAACATATAGGAGGAATGAAAGATTTTCCTCACATTTATCAGCCAATGCATCAACGCATTGAGCAAGAATTTGCAGAAAGTTTGGCGTTAGGGTTTTTACAGTATCATCCAGATGATGAAACTAAACCGTTATTAGAGCGCAACTATTTTTTTATTACTTCAGGGTTTGAGAAATATTTCGCTGCTTTATATTTATTGCCATTGCTAACTCATCAGCATAAGGAGCAAGTAAAAAGCATGTCCAACTGGTTAGGGAAAAATAAATATCATCCCCAGCATGCGGTATTTCTGGAGTTTTGTGCAGGTTTAGCGGCGCAACCCGGTTATGATTTTGCATTATCAAGTTTTTGGGAGGCATTGCAGTTACCACCTCGGGATGTAGTGGGGAAAAGACATGCGCACTTAATCGCCAAATGTTTGATAGCATCATGGTTTGATCCCCGTATTCCAGGGCGAGAGCAATTGCTGGCTTCGATTCGGCAATGGATAGATAGTATGCTGTTAAAAGATAATTTGGAAAACACGGCATGGTTAGAGGACTTATTGCATGATAAGCCTGGATTAGTGCGTGCTTGTGGATGGCAGCTATCGACAAATTGGATTAAGGCTGCCAAGCATGAGGATAAAAATATTCAATTACGAACTCTCATTGCATTGGGTCGATTCGGTGTGAATCTTGTTTCCTATCCTTTGGGTTTAGAATTGTTTTTTAGTGCTGTGCGAATGCATGGTAGCGATGAACTTAATATTGGTTCTGTGGTAAAAAAAGCAATGGCTAGTTTGACAGTAAATTTTGCAGCCTATCCTGACAGTTTTAAACAGATACACGTTGCAAGATACTATACGACAACTGATGCTTTAACAGCCGTATGTTTCGCATTACGCGCAAGTGTTGTGGCAGGTTATCGGCCTGCTATTGAAATAGTATTTAAAATTTTGAAGTTTGAGGCGAGTTCAGGGCGTTACTTAAGCCATCCTGTTATGATGGCCGCATTATCAGTCCTAAGCGAACTAAGAGAAAAGCGTGCCACAATACCTGACCTTACCGATGTGATGTCTGAGGTGGCGATGAGCAGAAAATTTTCAGCTCAGATTCGAATAGCGGCATTTTCTACATTTTGTCCACTGACTGCTTCTCCTACAGCGCTTGCGGGAGTGCTTCAATTTACCAATCCAATGGGTGATCTTAATACTATAGAAACCGCGATTCAAGCGCTGGTTCCCAGCATAGCAGCGAGTCAAGAAGTACAAGAAGCCATTTTTCAACTTGCTATAAATAGTCGTCCAGCAGTTCGGGGAGCAGCGCTTTGCGCATTGGGTCAACTGCCAGATAATCTTATTTATCAGGAAAAATATTTAGCTGGAATACTTGCAATGTCAGCTCCTTTAGCGCGAATAGTAGAAGTTAGCCCAAGGTTAGCAAAGAATCTTGGCTCATATCCTCAGGCTTTATCATTGATATGTAAAGCGGCGGAGCAGGGAAATAGATTGGCAATTTATATTCTGAAACATGCTAATCCATGTGATGAAGTTGTCAAGGCGTTTTGCCAGGTTGCAAAAAAAGAAGATAGCGTTGCTCGGAAAATGGTGCTTTCGAAATTAGGTGAATGGTTACCTCTTTTTAGACTTTATAAAAAGGATTTATATAAAGAATGTTTAGGGTGTTTGTTGCTCGCTGCCAAAGATAAAGATCCTGAGGTTCGAGAAAATGCAATTGCTGCATTTAGTGGTTCTAAGCAGATTTCTTATCGACCGATTTTTGAGGCGGTATGCAAAGCGGCAACAGATGAAAAAAACATCGTACGGGTAGCAGCGGTCAATATTCTTACTGAATTGCATCTTCAGGTTCTTGAGCAACCCACTTACAATATCTTATTTAATGCGCTGGAACATAAAAAAGCTTTGATCCAAAAAGCCACGGTCATCGCATTGCGTAAGATTGGTGAAGAAGTTCTTACACATCCTAGGGCTGAGAAATTTTTGGACAATCTCAAGGCGCGAGCCGAAAACCATAAAGATTGTGCGCACAAGGAGGCGCTGGCTACATTGAGTGCAATGAAGCAGCATTTAGCTCGCCGTCCTGATATTTTAGCCTTGGTGCTGTCAGATCAGGAAGCGCGCGATTTGTTAGATACGCATACCTTGATTCAAATTTACCTGGAATTAGAAAGAACAAAGGAAAAGACAAAGTCATTTTGGTCCTTCAGTAGCTCTCCAAATCCTTGTCTGCCAGTACTGGTTGCTCGCGTCCAACAAGAAGATCTGGCTATTGTGCTAGATTATAATTCACTCACTTTGGTAGCAGGTGGTCAACAATCACGATTTTATTTGGGGAACGATATTGAGTCAGCACATGCTTTAAGCACGGCGATTCGGCAAACTCGTGAAAAATGTGAACAACCTGCTGTCACGTTTAAATTTTGCACGAAAATGGACAATATTTATCCAGCTACAGCGTCAGCCAAGGCTCAAGCGCCATTGTTAAATGCGCATGGCTTTAAAGTGGATAAAAAACAGGTTAGGTCTACTTCTGTTTCTACCTCTACTTCGACCTCCATCTCCACCACCACTCCAAGCCACACTTCTATGACTCCAATAGTCCCTAGAAAAAAATAA
- the rpmE gene encoding 50S ribosomal protein L31: MKKDIHPSYEEVTVVCSCGHSFVTRSTIGKKVLQIETCSSCHDFYTGKKKSLENVGRVSRFRQKYGQGGGASGGEGKKEAAQ; the protein is encoded by the coding sequence ATGAAAAAAGATATACACCCTTCTTATGAAGAGGTTACTGTTGTTTGCAGTTGCGGGCATTCATTTGTTACCCGCTCTACCATAGGTAAAAAAGTCCTGCAGATTGAGACTTGTTCCAGCTGCCATGATTTTTATACGGGCAAGAAAAAATCATTAGAAAATGTTGGACGCGTCAGCCGATTCCGCCAAAAATATGGTCAAGGTGGGGGAGCTTCGGGGGGAGAAGGGAAGAAGGAAGCAGCGCAGTAA
- a CDS encoding TolC family protein, translated as MIFRYQISQLLNINLYLHNLFKFILSSKFPHKTILIFILWISAFDAIATPNSNQPLTLNEAESLALWDKFKLQPTKIALSSGDIQTKVDQPSSDTYLVFDTVNFSPNPLLPQQDDKTVVNVGLHKAFSNNETQEIQSQQALVTVKQKNNQLKKRQLLRDVRHDWLELYYGYQAAKIIENNSDTITQLADKILSEANSHHSAQDALQAKLALIRMNNQKNTIQKKITTAKTQLARWIGKPNSNRPLPDNLPPWPDPPALPTLQSQLINHPQLQADTAQIKAIEAESAWSKQLNKPTLEVGASYGMRQQDAINADPKLDMISGQLSLNLPSHSGTTQMQDTLAISNRLNAARQQQQINSRNLLKNLIKQYLTWQNLDHQLSKMNNAASDNSTIQNPTHLSTTLSALQTQLQTLDTQLNQLRTAVDLAQARAALRYFEKD; from the coding sequence ATGATCTTTAGGTATCAAATCAGTCAATTATTAAATATTAACCTCTATCTGCACAACTTGTTCAAATTCATACTTTCATCTAAATTCCCCCATAAGACTATCCTAATATTCATATTATGGATTTCAGCCTTTGATGCCATTGCTACCCCCAATAGCAACCAACCATTGACGCTAAATGAAGCCGAAAGCCTAGCTTTATGGGATAAATTCAAGCTCCAACCCACCAAAATAGCCCTTAGCAGTGGCGATATCCAAACCAAAGTAGACCAACCCTCTTCCGATACCTACTTAGTTTTTGATACCGTCAATTTTTCACCTAACCCGCTCCTTCCCCAGCAAGATGACAAAACCGTAGTTAATGTTGGCCTGCACAAAGCATTTAGCAACAATGAAACACAAGAAATTCAATCCCAACAAGCGCTTGTAACCGTTAAACAGAAAAACAATCAGCTAAAAAAACGTCAACTATTACGCGATGTGCGCCATGACTGGCTAGAACTTTATTATGGGTATCAGGCAGCAAAAATTATCGAAAATAATAGCGATACCATCACACAACTGGCTGATAAAATCCTGTCAGAAGCCAATTCACACCATAGCGCACAAGATGCCCTACAAGCCAAGCTGGCTTTAATCCGCATGAATAATCAAAAAAATACCATCCAGAAAAAAATCACCACGGCTAAAACCCAACTGGCACGCTGGATAGGCAAGCCAAACAGTAACCGTCCACTGCCCGACAACCTACCCCCCTGGCCTGACCCACCTGCTTTACCGACCCTGCAATCACAGCTCATAAATCACCCCCAACTACAAGCCGACACCGCCCAAATTAAAGCGATTGAAGCTGAAAGCGCCTGGAGCAAACAACTGAATAAACCGACACTGGAAGTGGGCGCAAGCTATGGTATGCGACAACAAGATGCCATCAACGCCGATCCCAAGTTGGATATGATTAGTGGCCAACTGAGCCTCAACCTACCTAGCCACAGCGGTACCACGCAAATGCAGGATACTCTTGCCATTAGTAACCGCCTTAACGCCGCCCGCCAGCAACAGCAAATCAATTCGCGTAACCTGTTAAAAAACCTAATAAAACAATATCTAACTTGGCAAAATTTAGATCATCAGCTATCGAAAATGAACAATGCGGCCTCAGATAACTCAACCATACAAAACCCCACACACCTCTCCACTACTTTGTCAGCATTACAAACACAGCTTCAAACTTTAGACACCCAACTCAACCAATTGCGCACTGCCGTCGATTTAGCTCAAGCACGTGCTGCATTGCGTTATTTTGAGAAGGATTAG
- a CDS encoding cation diffusion facilitator family transporter, which translates to MSHPHKHAHGNHKHKTSKNALLIASVLLFGFAIIEGIFGWMANSLTLLSDAGHMVADGASLILATIAAWIASKPPSKQHSYGLGRAEVLGAWISSMAMVLIALFIGFHALERFARPQAVASNTVMLIGALGIAVNLLLVWILHHAEHTLNSRAAILHVLGDLLGSVAALISGIVIHLTGWLAIDPLLSMFIAILILISSINLLRETLLVLMEGVPLHLDLAEVGKQIANTPKVIAVHDLHIWTLSSGLIVLSAHIELDDLTDWQRTLHDLRIMLSEKFAITHVTLQPEMRSQLVQWK; encoded by the coding sequence ATGTCACACCCACATAAACATGCTCATGGCAACCATAAGCATAAGACTTCTAAAAATGCCTTACTGATCGCCAGTGTATTGCTATTTGGTTTTGCCATTATAGAAGGCATCTTCGGCTGGATGGCTAACTCATTGACCTTACTCAGTGATGCCGGGCATATGGTCGCCGATGGTGCATCATTGATATTGGCCACCATTGCTGCCTGGATTGCCAGCAAACCTCCCTCTAAACAACACTCTTACGGCTTAGGTCGGGCTGAAGTATTAGGCGCCTGGATCAGTAGTATGGCCATGGTGTTGATTGCTTTATTTATTGGCTTTCATGCGTTAGAACGCTTTGCAAGGCCACAAGCTGTGGCTTCCAACACTGTCATGTTGATCGGTGCATTGGGTATTGCCGTTAATCTGTTACTGGTTTGGATATTGCATCATGCTGAGCATACGCTAAATTCGCGTGCGGCTATTTTGCATGTGCTGGGAGATTTATTAGGTTCAGTTGCCGCTTTAATCTCAGGTATTGTTATTCACTTGACCGGCTGGTTGGCGATAGACCCGCTGCTGTCTATGTTTATCGCTATTTTAATTTTGATTTCTAGTATTAATCTGTTACGAGAAACATTACTGGTCTTGATGGAAGGCGTGCCGCTGCATTTGGATCTGGCCGAAGTGGGTAAGCAGATTGCTAACACACCCAAAGTCATCGCCGTACATGATCTACATATTTGGACACTATCTTCTGGTCTTATTGTCTTATCAGCCCATATTGAACTCGATGACCTCACGGATTGGCAAAGGACTTTACATGATTTACGCATCATGTTATCTGAAAAATTTGCCATCACTCATGTGACTTTGCAACCAGAAATGCGCTCACAGTTGGTTCAATGGAAATAG
- a CDS encoding oligopeptide:H+ symporter, whose amino-acid sequence MPEAISLYRQPKGLYLLFSTELWERFGFYTIQAILILYMTKGLGYEDHKANLLYAVYSALLYVTPILGGYMADRFLGFQRAIMIGGALSAVGYLCTAIPNETSFFVGLSILMCANGLFKPNVSSIVGDLYAPGDPRRDGGFTLFYMGINIGALVPPLIAGTLTEHYGWHSGFLLAAAGMILGLVIFSLGRKRLPLAGKIPLISPLNQSKSAKIRFEILFYLGFIIAVLLCMLAFHYPQATAWLTEAAAVVITLIVVYFMYKEPKAHRNKMWASLILTAISIGFWALYNQTFTSLTLFADRNMEQYFLGIPVNASTMQFFNPLFIILLSPILSSLWVKLSRQHINPGFALKFALGVAFVTLGFLILPLGIKFTAHAGIISAWWLVISYLLQTLGELLLSPVGLSMITVLTPKRLVGMMMGVWFFAQAASFALGGTLANLAAAPENVDKMTSLTIYNHAFLLFGLFSLALTVISFLLIPFLKRLIGQLPHDRTA is encoded by the coding sequence ATGCCAGAAGCCATTTCCCTATACCGACAACCCAAAGGTTTATACTTATTATTTTCAACCGAGCTATGGGAACGTTTTGGTTTCTACACTATCCAAGCCATTCTTATTCTCTATATGACCAAAGGCCTAGGTTACGAAGATCATAAAGCCAACCTTTTATACGCCGTCTACTCAGCTTTACTCTATGTAACCCCCATACTCGGCGGCTATATGGCCGATCGCTTTCTGGGTTTCCAGCGCGCAATCATGATCGGCGGCGCTTTATCTGCCGTAGGTTATCTATGCACAGCGATTCCTAATGAAACGTCATTTTTCGTTGGTTTAAGTATTTTGATGTGTGCCAACGGTTTGTTTAAACCCAATGTATCCAGTATCGTTGGCGATCTCTATGCGCCGGGTGATCCACGCCGCGACGGGGGTTTCACATTGTTTTATATGGGAATCAATATTGGCGCCTTAGTGCCCCCATTGATCGCAGGCACCTTGACTGAACATTACGGCTGGCACAGTGGATTTTTATTGGCAGCTGCCGGCATGATTTTGGGTTTAGTGATCTTTTCATTAGGCAGAAAGCGCCTGCCATTGGCAGGTAAAATTCCACTTATCAGTCCGTTGAATCAATCTAAATCAGCTAAAATCCGCTTTGAAATTCTATTTTATCTAGGATTTATTATCGCAGTGCTGCTGTGTATGCTGGCATTTCATTATCCACAAGCCACCGCTTGGCTCACTGAAGCCGCTGCTGTAGTCATTACATTAATCGTTGTTTATTTTATGTATAAAGAACCCAAGGCACATCGCAATAAAATGTGGGCTAGCCTAATTTTGACTGCCATTTCCATTGGCTTTTGGGCATTGTACAACCAGACCTTCACTTCACTGACCTTATTTGCTGACCGCAATATGGAGCAATATTTTCTCGGCATTCCAGTGAATGCTTCGACTATGCAATTTTTTAACCCGTTATTTATTATCCTGCTCAGCCCAATTCTTAGCAGCCTTTGGGTTAAATTAAGCCGTCAACACATCAATCCCGGCTTTGCACTGAAATTTGCCCTAGGCGTAGCCTTTGTCACGTTAGGTTTTTTAATTTTACCGCTAGGTATCAAATTTACCGCCCATGCCGGTATTATCTCCGCTTGGTGGTTGGTCATCAGTTATTTATTACAGACCTTAGGTGAACTGTTATTATCGCCGGTAGGACTGTCCATGATTACGGTACTCACTCCCAAGCGTTTAGTTGGTATGATGATGGGCGTATGGTTCTTTGCACAAGCGGCGTCCTTTGCCTTAGGCGGCACGCTGGCAAATTTGGCGGCCGCACCGGAAAATGTCGATAAAATGACTTCCTTAACCATATATAATCATGCATTTTTATTATTTGGGCTATTTTCATTGGCATTGACAGTTATTAGCTTTTTACTTATCCCCTTCTTAAAACGCCTCATAGGTCAATTACCGCATGATAGAACTGCATGA